The Streptococcus parasanguinis genomic sequence AAGAGATCTGGATCGCGATCGATTTCGCGAGCGATAATAGCTTTTTGCTGGTTCCCTCCAGAGAGAGCCTTAGCAGGTACCACTTCACTGGCTGCACGAACGTCAAACTCTTCCATCAACTTCTTGGCATAAGAGGTAATATTTGGATAATTCAAAATACCATTCTTGCTAAGAGGTTCTTTATAGTAGGTTTGAAGGGCAATGTTTTCAGAGATCATCATATCAAGGACTAATCCATCACGATGACGGTCTTCAGGGACGTGCCCTACCTTCATTTCTGTGATTTGACGTGGGCGAAGTCCTACAACTTCCTTGCCTTTAATCTTGATTGAACCGGATTTTACCTTCCGTAGTCCTGTAATGGCTTGGATCAACTCAGACTGACCATTTCCGTCAATCCCTGCAATCCCGACGACCTCACCAGCACGAAGTTCCAGTGAAAGTTTCTTAACAGCTGGGACACCCCGGTTTTCGTTTACAACCAAGTTTTCGATCGACAAGACGACTTCTTTCGGTTGAGAAGGACCTTTCTCCGTTTTAAAGGAAACAGAACGACCGACCATCATTTCGGCCAAGTCTTGGTTGGTAGCTCCACCAATCTCGACTGTCTCAATTGATTTCCCACGACGGATAACCGTTACCCGGTCTGAAACAGCACGAATTTCATCCAACTTGTGCGTAATCAAGATAATGGATTTTCCTTCATTTGCCAAGTTCTTCATGATTGTCATCAATTCTTCGATTTCAGCTGGTGTCAACACCGCAGTTGGTTCATCGAAGATTAGGATGTCGGCTCCACGATAAAGCGTCTTTAAAATTTCCACACGTTGCTGCGCACCGACGGAAATATCCTCAACTTTAGCATTTGGATCCACTGCTAAGCCATATTTTTTAGACAAATCAAGGATATCTTGACTGGCTTTCTTAAGATCCAAAATACCATGTTTAGTGGTTTCAGACCCAAGGATAATATTTTCAGCAACAGTGAAGGCTTCAACCAACATAAAGTGTTGGTGCACCATTCCAATTCCTAAAGAGGCTGCTTTTGAAGGTGAGTCTAAGTTAACAGTTTTTCCATTTACCACGATGTCTCCGCTAGTTGGTTCCAACAAACCAGCCAGCATATTCATCAGGGTAGATTTCCCTGCACCATTTTCTCCAAGAAGTGCATGGATTTCACCTTTGCGCAACTGAAGATTAATCTTGTCATTTGCTACAAAGTCACCAAATTTTTTGGTAATCTCACGCATTTCGATGACATATTCATGTGTCATGGGGTGTTTCCTTTCAAATCTATTTTTATTTCAATAAAATCTACTAGGGTTGCTAATAGATTTTACTGAGACAAAAATGTCTCAATTTATTAAAAGGAACGGCCCTTGAAGGTCGGGCCGATCCAATCAAATATTATTTTTCAGGAACTTTAAGAGACCCGTCAAGGATTTTAGCTTTAGCGTCTTCTACAGCTTTTTTAGCATCTGCAGAAAGGTTGTCAGTTGTCAAATCAACTCCACCATCTTTCAAGCTATAAGTAATCACTTTACCGCCAGGGAATTTACCGTCAGCAGTTTTCTTAGCCAAGTCTTTTACAGATTCTCCGACTTTCTTCAAGCTTGAAGCCAATACAAAGTTAGATTTTTTACCATCTTTAGAAGTGTATTCACCTTCAGCTTTTTGGTCACGGTCAACACCAAGAACCCAAACTTTTTCGTCTTCATTTTTCTTCTCGTTCAAGTCTTTAGCTTCAGAGAAGACACCTGCACCAGTACCACCAGCTACTTGGTAGATAACGTCTGCACCTGCAGCGTATTGTGCAGCGGCAATTGTTTTACCTTTCGCAGAGTCACCGAATGAACCAGCGTAGTCTACTTGAACTTTGATAGATGGGTCAACAGATTTAACACCAGCTTCAAATCCAGCGCGGAAACGAGTGATAACTTCACTTTCCATACCACCTACAAAACCAACTTGTTTAGTTTTTGTAGTTTTCGCAGCAGCAATACCAGCAAGGTAACCAGCTTCGTTATCGGCATAAACAGCAGATGCTACGTTCTTTTGTCCTTCAATACGGTCATCGATGATGACATAGTTCACATCTTCGTTGTCTTTTGCAGCTTTTTTAACAGAGTCGCTCAAGGCAAAACCAACACCAAAGATCAATTTGTAGTCGTTAGAAACAGCTTCATCAAGGTTTGTCGCATATTGAGATTCATCTGTTGATTGGAAGTAGTCAAATCCGTTCCCTTTAGAAAGACCGTTTTCTTTACCCCAAGCTTGCAAACCTTCCCAAGCAGATTGGTTGAATGATTTGTCATCCACACCACCAGTATCGGTAATGATAGCAGCTTTCAAATCTGTTTTAGATTCTGAGTTTGCGCTATCTTTTTTAGACGCACGATTTCCACATGCTGCAAGTCCGATAGCAGCGACAGTTACTAGACCAAGGCCTAGCCATTGTTTCTTGTTCATTACTGAACCTCCTAAATTATTGTGCAACATTGTTGCGAAGTATTGAAAGGGTCAAAAGACCGCCTCACAGACCTATTAAGTCAGGTCTGTAAAGGAATATGGAAGTAATTCCTTGACCGTCATCACGACCGTCGATTTATCTTTAGATACTAAGGTTACAGGAAGGTCTGGTTCAAAAAATTCAGCCATGACCTGGCGACAAGCACCACATGGAGAGATGGGCTTTTCTGTTTGCCCGTAGATAATAAGCTCTTTGAAATCGCGAGCTCCTTCAGAAACAGCTTTAAAAATGGCTGTCCGTTCTCCACAGTTGGTTAATCCAAAACTGGCATTTTCGATATTGACACCTGTATAGATTTCTCCATCCTTCGTTAGCAGTACAGCTCCAATTGGGAAATGAGAGTAAGGCACATAGGCTTGTTTACTCACTTCAACTGCTAAGTCAATCAACTCAGTAGTCGCCATGAGCCACCTTTCCTTCCATGATGGCTACACCAGAAGAAGTCCCGATACGGGTCGCACCAGCTTCGATAAAAGCAAGAGCATCTTCATAAGAGCGAGCACCACCAGAAGCTTTGACACCCATGTCGGGTCCAACAGTTTGACGCATTAAGGCCACATCTTCTACCGTTGCTCCTCCAGTTGAAAAGCCAGTTGAAGTCTTCACAAAGTCTGCGCCAGCTGACTTAGCAATTTGGCAAGCAACGATCTTTTCATCATCTGTTAAAAGACAAGTCTCAATGATGACTTTGACCAGCTTATCACCGCTTGCTTCGACTACAGCTTGGATATCTTCCTCAACTAGTGCTAAATTCTTAGACTTAAGAGCCCCGATATTAATGACCATGTCAATCTCATCGGCACCGTTTTGAATCGCATTTTTTGTTTCACACGCTTTGACAAATGGTGTATTTGCTCCTAAAGGAAAACCAATGACGGTACAAACTTTAACGTCTGAATCGCGCAAACCCTCAGTCGCAAAATTCACCCATGTCGGGTTCACACAGACACTCGCAAAATCATAAGCCTTGGCTTCTTCGATCAGCTTTTCGATCTGTTCTTGTTGCGCATCTGGTTTTAAAAGAGTGTGATCGATATATTTATTTAACTTCATACAATCTCCTGAGCTGCTTAAGATATTATTTCAATAATTTCTTTAACGCTTTCAGCCCTTTCTAGTATTTTAACATTTTTTTTGAATTCTGTAACGCCTTCTTGTGAATTTTTTTCATTCATGAAAATACGGGCAATGCGTTCCCCTTTTTTGACGCGCTCTCCCACTTTTTTGTCAAACACAATTCCTGTTTCGTAATCGAGGGGATCCGATTTGACAGCACGGCCAGCACCCAATCGCATTGCAAACAAGCCAAACTCCATGGCAGGTAAAGCAGCAATGACGCCATCTTGGTCCGCTGTTACTTCAAGGACCTGAGACACTTTGACGGGACGATGCAAATCCTCTAAGTCTCCACCTTGAGCTGCGACCATTTCTTCAAACTTCGCTAAGGCTTGACCATTGGTCAAGTGTTCATGGATGGCCTCGATCGATTGATCTACATTGGCCAATTTCAACATGATTTGCGCTAATTCACAAATAAACTCTGTCACATCAGCGCGCCCCTGTCCTTTCAGAATATCAAAGGCTTCCAAAATCTCTAAACGATTG encodes the following:
- a CDS encoding ABC transporter ATP-binding protein, coding for MTHEYVIEMREITKKFGDFVANDKINLQLRKGEIHALLGENGAGKSTLMNMLAGLLEPTSGDIVVNGKTVNLDSPSKAASLGIGMVHQHFMLVEAFTVAENIILGSETTKHGILDLKKASQDILDLSKKYGLAVDPNAKVEDISVGAQQRVEILKTLYRGADILIFDEPTAVLTPAEIEELMTIMKNLANEGKSIILITHKLDEIRAVSDRVTVIRRGKSIETVEIGGATNQDLAEMMVGRSVSFKTEKGPSQPKEVVLSIENLVVNENRGVPAVKKLSLELRAGEVVGIAGIDGNGQSELIQAITGLRKVKSGSIKIKGKEVVGLRPRQITEMKVGHVPEDRHRDGLVLDMMISENIALQTYYKEPLSKNGILNYPNITSYAKKLMEEFDVRAASEVVPAKALSGGNQQKAIIAREIDRDPDLLIVSQPTRGLDVGAIEYIHKRLIQERDNGKAVLVVSFELDEILNVSDRIAVIHDGKIQGIVTPETTNKQELGILMAGGQVKEGASNE
- a CDS encoding BMP family lipoprotein; translated protein: MNKKQWLGLGLVTVAAIGLAACGNRASKKDSANSESKTDLKAAIITDTGGVDDKSFNQSAWEGLQAWGKENGLSKGNGFDYFQSTDESQYATNLDEAVSNDYKLIFGVGFALSDSVKKAAKDNEDVNYVIIDDRIEGQKNVASAVYADNEAGYLAGIAAAKTTKTKQVGFVGGMESEVITRFRAGFEAGVKSVDPSIKVQVDYAGSFGDSAKGKTIAAAQYAAGADVIYQVAGGTGAGVFSEAKDLNEKKNEDEKVWVLGVDRDQKAEGEYTSKDGKKSNFVLASSLKKVGESVKDLAKKTADGKFPGGKVITYSLKDGGVDLTTDNLSADAKKAVEDAKAKILDGSLKVPEK
- a CDS encoding cytidine deaminase gives rise to the protein MATTELIDLAVEVSKQAYVPYSHFPIGAVLLTKDGEIYTGVNIENASFGLTNCGERTAIFKAVSEGARDFKELIIYGQTEKPISPCGACRQVMAEFFEPDLPVTLVSKDKSTVVMTVKELLPYSFTDLT
- the deoC gene encoding deoxyribose-phosphate aldolase produces the protein MKLNKYIDHTLLKPDAQQEQIEKLIEEAKAYDFASVCVNPTWVNFATEGLRDSDVKVCTVIGFPLGANTPFVKACETKNAIQNGADEIDMVINIGALKSKNLALVEEDIQAVVEASGDKLVKVIIETCLLTDDEKIVACQIAKSAGADFVKTSTGFSTGGATVEDVALMRQTVGPDMGVKASGGARSYEDALAFIEAGATRIGTSSGVAIMEGKVAHGDY